From the Amycolatopsis thermoflava N1165 genome, one window contains:
- a CDS encoding YdcF family protein, translated as MGERVSWVRRAVLGTVLVLLMVVAGTAFRVWQVAREDDRTHADAIVVLGAAQYNGKPSPIFQARLRHAMDLYEEGVADRIVTAGGNRAGDAYTEASAGANWLIEQGVPREATLAVGEGSDTLGSLRAVAGAFGERGWRTAVLVSDPWHSLRARTMANDAGLDTWTSPTHRGPIVQTRETQFAYIYRETGALLFYRLTKTPADNIGGTGLG; from the coding sequence ATGGGTGAGCGGGTGAGCTGGGTGCGCCGGGCCGTGCTGGGCACGGTGCTGGTGCTGCTGATGGTGGTCGCCGGGACGGCGTTCCGGGTGTGGCAGGTCGCGCGCGAGGACGACCGCACGCACGCCGACGCGATCGTGGTGCTCGGCGCGGCGCAGTACAACGGGAAGCCGTCGCCGATCTTCCAGGCGCGGCTGCGGCACGCGATGGACCTGTACGAGGAGGGGGTCGCCGACCGAATCGTCACCGCGGGCGGCAACCGGGCGGGCGACGCGTACACCGAGGCTTCGGCAGGGGCGAACTGGCTGATCGAGCAGGGGGTCCCCCGCGAGGCGACGCTGGCGGTCGGTGAGGGCAGCGACACGCTCGGCAGCCTGCGCGCGGTGGCCGGCGCGTTCGGCGAGCGGGGGTGGCGGACCGCGGTCCTGGTGAGCGACCCGTGGCACTCCCTACGGGCCCGCACGATGGCCAACGACGCCGGCCTGGACACCTGGACCTCGCCGACGCACCGCGGGCCGATCGTGCAGACGCGGGAGACACAGTTCGCCTACATCTACCGCGAGACGGGTGCGTTGTTGTTCTACCGGCTGACCAAGACCCCGGCCGACAACATCGGCGGTACCGGGCTGGGCTGA
- a CDS encoding DUF1963 domain-containing protein → MPTHEARLRAVARRTLPPPIAERWISLIRPAVRLRPARRGDRVVGRLGGCPAVPHDFEWPVWPGEGSLSFVASVDCAKLPRESIDLALPADGTLDSFPATT, encoded by the coding sequence ATGCCCACCCACGAGGCGCGACTGCGCGCCGTCGCGCGCCGGACACTGCCGCCGCCCATCGCCGAGCGCTGGATCTCGTTGATCCGACCCGCCGTGCGCCTGCGCCCGGCACGCCGGGGCGACCGGGTGGTCGGCCGGCTCGGCGGCTGTCCCGCCGTGCCGCACGACTTCGAGTGGCCGGTGTGGCCGGGGGAGGGCTCGCTGAGCTTCGTCGCGTCCGTCGACTGCGCGAAGCTGCCCCGCGAGTCGATCGACCTCGCCCTGCCCGCCGACGGCACGCTGGATTCCTTCCCGGCGACCACGTGA
- a CDS encoding DNA-binding response regulator: MIRVLLADDQAMVRGALATVLGLEPDIEVVGQVGSGDEVLAAAKETTPDVALLDVQMPGTDGLTAAAELHAALPSCRIIVCTTFGRPGYLARAMAAGAAGFVVKDSPPEQLVDAVRRVHNGLRVVDPALAAESLATGASPLTPREHEVLRAASDGGTVSDVARRLHLSEGTVRNHLSAAIGKTGARTRAEAVRLAEERGWL, from the coding sequence GTGATCCGGGTCCTGCTGGCCGACGACCAGGCGATGGTGCGGGGCGCGCTGGCGACCGTGCTCGGGCTGGAGCCGGACATCGAGGTGGTCGGGCAGGTCGGGTCCGGCGACGAGGTGCTCGCCGCGGCGAAGGAGACCACGCCGGATGTGGCGCTGCTCGACGTCCAGATGCCCGGCACAGACGGCCTGACTGCGGCCGCCGAGCTGCATGCGGCGTTGCCGTCGTGCCGGATCATCGTGTGCACCACGTTCGGCAGGCCCGGTTACCTGGCGCGGGCGATGGCCGCGGGGGCGGCGGGGTTCGTGGTGAAGGACTCGCCGCCGGAACAGCTCGTCGACGCGGTCCGGCGGGTCCACAACGGACTGCGCGTGGTCGACCCGGCACTGGCCGCGGAATCGCTGGCGACGGGGGCGAGCCCGCTCACGCCGCGCGAGCACGAGGTGCTGCGCGCGGCCAGCGACGGCGGCACGGTGTCGGACGTCGCGCGGCGGCTGCACCTGTCCGAGGGGACCGTGCGCAACCACCTGTCCGCCGCGATCGGCAAGACCGGCGCCCGCACCAGGGCCGAGGCCGTCCGGTTGGCGGAGGAGCGCGGCTGGCTGTGA
- a CDS encoding GNAT family N-acetyltransferase, producing the protein MITRLSPTDFAAAVPALGEVLADCTNGGASVGFLAPLDAASAGAWWKGLAGDVAEGRVLVWAAWDGPRLVGTVQIRPAQLPNAPHRAELAKLLVHRDARGRGLGRALLAEAERGARDAGITLLVLDTETGSPAARLYAAAGWTEAGTVPDYAADPAGVLKATTFFYKKALATAG; encoded by the coding sequence GTGATCACGCGACTGTCCCCCACGGACTTCGCCGCCGCCGTGCCCGCCCTTGGTGAGGTGCTCGCGGACTGCACGAACGGCGGCGCGTCCGTCGGGTTCCTGGCCCCGCTCGACGCCGCGTCCGCCGGGGCCTGGTGGAAGGGGCTCGCGGGCGACGTGGCCGAGGGGCGCGTCCTGGTCTGGGCGGCCTGGGACGGCCCCCGTCTCGTGGGGACCGTCCAGATCCGGCCCGCCCAGCTGCCGAACGCGCCCCACCGCGCCGAGCTGGCGAAACTCCTGGTCCACCGCGACGCGCGGGGCCGCGGGCTGGGGCGCGCGCTGCTCGCGGAAGCCGAGCGCGGCGCCCGCGACGCCGGGATCACGCTGCTGGTGCTGGACACCGAGACGGGGAGCCCCGCCGCACGCCTGTACGCCGCGGCGGGGTGGACCGAGGCCGGGACGGTGCCGGACTACGCCGCCGACCCGGCCGGAGTGCTCAAAGCGACCACGTTCTTCTACAAGAAAGCCCTGGCCACCGCGGGGTGA
- a CDS encoding deoxyguanosinetriphosphate triphosphohydrolase, with the protein MYSEHDQQRWLGEAPKRAALPGSRPDGRSAFARDRARVLHSAALRRLAGKTQVVGPGEGAEVSGVPRTRLTHSLEVAQIGRGIAEELGADPDLVDTAGLAHDIGHPPFGHNGERALDEVAQSCGGFEANAQTLRILTRLEPKVDSAGLNLTRACLDASTKYPWPRRAGTAKFGVYADDREVFDWMRAGAPEGRTCLEAQIMDWADDVAYSVHDVEDGVLSGRLSLSVLADPGERAAVAELAAKHFSRLSVSALEGAARDLLDLPVVAELARPGVDSTPHGQIALKRMTSELVGRFASAAVTGTRAEYGDGPLTRYAASLVMPERVAAEVALLKALALRYVMSDPRRLAMQAGQRELLAELVTVLAERAPEPLETAFHPAWHAAPDDAARLRVVIDQVASLTDAQAHAWHRWHTGRH; encoded by the coding sequence GTGTACAGCGAGCACGATCAACAGCGGTGGCTCGGCGAAGCGCCGAAGCGGGCGGCGCTTCCCGGGTCGCGGCCGGACGGCCGGAGTGCGTTCGCGCGGGACCGGGCCCGCGTGCTGCACTCCGCGGCGCTGCGCCGGCTGGCCGGCAAGACCCAGGTGGTCGGGCCGGGGGAGGGCGCCGAGGTCAGCGGCGTGCCCCGCACGCGGTTGACGCACTCGCTGGAGGTCGCGCAGATCGGGCGCGGCATCGCCGAGGAGCTGGGGGCCGATCCGGACCTGGTGGACACGGCGGGGCTGGCGCACGACATCGGGCACCCGCCGTTCGGGCACAACGGCGAACGGGCGCTCGACGAGGTGGCGCAGTCGTGCGGCGGGTTCGAGGCCAACGCGCAGACGCTGCGAATCCTCACCCGGCTGGAGCCGAAGGTCGACTCGGCCGGGCTGAACCTGACGCGCGCGTGCCTGGACGCGTCGACGAAGTACCCGTGGCCGCGGCGGGCGGGCACGGCGAAGTTCGGGGTGTACGCCGACGACCGGGAGGTGTTCGACTGGATGCGGGCAGGCGCGCCGGAGGGCCGCACCTGCCTGGAGGCGCAGATCATGGACTGGGCCGACGACGTGGCGTACTCGGTGCACGACGTCGAGGACGGTGTGCTGTCAGGACGGTTGTCGCTGTCGGTGCTGGCCGACCCCGGGGAGCGGGCGGCCGTGGCGGAGCTGGCGGCCAAGCACTTCTCGCGGCTGTCGGTGTCCGCGCTGGAGGGCGCCGCGCGGGACCTGCTGGACCTGCCCGTGGTGGCGGAGCTGGCGCGCCCCGGGGTCGACTCCACGCCGCACGGGCAGATCGCCCTGAAGCGGATGACGAGCGAACTGGTCGGCCGGTTCGCGTCCGCCGCGGTCACCGGAACGCGCGCCGAGTACGGCGACGGCCCCCTCACCCGCTACGCCGCGAGCCTGGTGATGCCGGAACGCGTGGCGGCCGAGGTGGCGCTGCTGAAGGCGCTCGCGCTGCGCTACGTGATGAGCGACCCCCGGCGGCTCGCCATGCAGGCCGGCCAGCGTGAACTGCTGGCCGAGCTGGTGACGGTCCTCGCCGAGCGCGCCCCGGAGCCACTGGAGACCGCGTTCCACCCGGCGTGGCACGCGGCCCCGGACGATGCCGCGAGGCTCCGCGTGGTCATCGACCAGGTCGCCTCCCTGACGGACGCGCAGGCGCACGCCTGGCACCGCTGGCACACCGGACGCCACTGA
- a CDS encoding ABC transporter ATP-binding protein, protein MDGTQTLTRAAVRLTGLRKHYGEVRAVDGVDLTIAPGEVVALLGPNGAGKSTTVDMLLGLTTPDAGEVAIFGTTPAEAVARGAIGAMLQGAALLEDATVGEMVGMIASLHRKPMPVAEALRRAGIEDLANRRGTKLSGGQKQRVRFAVALVSDPDLLVLDEPTAAMDVGSRREFWKSMHAYTNTGRTVLFATHYLEEAEEFADRVVLMRGGRIVADGTVAEVRALASGRTLRAAVPEATSAAVAELPGVTEYEVRGGRIAVSTSDSDATLRALLTRFPGAHDVEITAIGLEGAFLTLTADEENHR, encoded by the coding sequence ATGGACGGAACCCAGACCCTGACCCGGGCCGCGGTGCGGCTGACGGGCCTGCGCAAACACTACGGCGAGGTGCGCGCCGTCGACGGCGTCGACCTCACCATCGCGCCCGGCGAGGTGGTCGCGCTGCTCGGCCCGAACGGCGCGGGCAAGTCGACGACCGTCGACATGCTGCTCGGCTTGACCACGCCCGACGCCGGCGAGGTCGCGATCTTCGGCACAACCCCCGCCGAGGCGGTGGCGCGTGGCGCGATCGGCGCCATGCTGCAAGGCGCCGCGCTGCTGGAGGACGCGACCGTCGGCGAGATGGTCGGCATGATCGCGTCGCTGCACCGCAAGCCGATGCCGGTCGCCGAGGCCCTGCGCCGCGCCGGCATCGAGGACCTGGCGAACCGGCGCGGCACCAAGCTCTCCGGCGGCCAGAAGCAGCGCGTGCGGTTCGCCGTCGCCCTGGTCAGCGACCCGGACCTGCTGGTGCTCGACGAGCCGACCGCCGCGATGGACGTCGGCAGCCGCCGCGAGTTCTGGAAATCCATGCACGCCTACACGAACACCGGCCGCACCGTGTTGTTCGCGACGCACTACCTGGAGGAGGCCGAGGAGTTCGCCGACCGGGTCGTGCTCATGCGCGGCGGGCGGATCGTCGCGGACGGCACGGTCGCCGAGGTCCGCGCGCTGGCGAGCGGGCGGACACTGCGGGCCGCCGTGCCGGAGGCCACCTCGGCGGCGGTCGCGGAACTGCCTGGCGTCACCGAGTACGAGGTGCGCGGCGGCCGGATCGCCGTGTCCACTTCGGACTCCGACGCCACCCTGCGGGCGCTGCTGACCCGCTTCCCCGGCGCGCACGACGTCGAGATCACCGCGATCGGGCTGGAAGGCGCCTTCCTGACCCTCACCGCCGACGAGGAGAACCACCGATGA
- a CDS encoding ArsR/SmtB family transcription factor, translating into MPMARPDAALPGLPDDADQVHAGDELKPRTPPQPAATLSEAGELLRALSAPVRIAIVLQLRDADRCVHELVDALDVAQPLISQHLRVLKAAGVVRGERRGREVVYRLVDDHLAHIVMDAVAHVQEGS; encoded by the coding sequence ATGCCGATGGCTCGTCCGGACGCCGCGCTGCCCGGGTTGCCCGACGACGCCGACCAGGTCCACGCCGGCGACGAGCTGAAGCCACGGACGCCGCCCCAGCCCGCGGCGACGCTGTCCGAGGCGGGCGAGCTGTTGCGGGCGCTGTCGGCTCCGGTGCGGATCGCGATCGTGCTGCAGCTGCGGGACGCCGACCGGTGCGTGCACGAACTGGTGGACGCGCTCGACGTGGCGCAGCCGTTGATCAGCCAGCACCTGCGGGTGCTGAAGGCGGCCGGGGTGGTGCGGGGTGAACGCCGGGGCCGTGAGGTGGTCTACCGGCTCGTCGACGATCATCTTGCGCACATCGTGATGGACGCGGTGGCCCACGTCCAGGAGGGTTCATGA
- a CDS encoding sensor histidine kinase — MAEDRTQWWNEHAAGRPRPRFARRWPLAGTIFYLASAVPVGQRLDPQLIVLLVAYGLCYVTFPYFLLSHRRMRVRLPFALLMLVLGWAVLLQGASIYMLLYATLAIAMSMPAGWVLVFDGAAVAGCGLLLLVHNDVRGTPSDIGTVVGITTAMFFMGRLAQTVRRLRRANEEIAALAVSAERERLARDLHDILGHSLTTIAVKAGLARRLIETASDEERAVTEIREVEALARSALTDVRATVSEYREVSLSAELVGARAALRAAEIDAELPSAVDNVRPELQSAFGYVLREAVTNVLRHSGAGRVKVRLGRNWLEISDDGRGTEPAAAGNGLRGLAERLAQLGGTLQVRARPGEGFQLRAEVPAAKPVEVS; from the coding sequence GTGGCCGAGGACAGGACGCAGTGGTGGAACGAGCACGCCGCCGGACGGCCCCGCCCGCGGTTCGCGCGCCGCTGGCCGCTCGCCGGCACAATCTTCTACCTGGCCAGCGCCGTGCCGGTCGGCCAGCGACTCGACCCGCAGCTCATCGTGCTGCTCGTCGCCTACGGCTTGTGCTACGTGACCTTCCCGTACTTCCTGCTGTCGCACCGGCGGATGCGGGTCCGGCTGCCGTTCGCGCTGCTGATGCTCGTGCTCGGGTGGGCGGTGCTGCTCCAGGGCGCCAGCATCTACATGCTCCTGTACGCCACGCTGGCGATCGCGATGAGCATGCCGGCGGGGTGGGTGCTGGTGTTCGACGGCGCCGCGGTCGCCGGGTGCGGGCTGCTGCTGCTCGTCCACAACGACGTGCGCGGCACCCCGTCCGACATCGGCACGGTCGTCGGCATCACCACGGCGATGTTCTTCATGGGACGGCTCGCCCAGACCGTGCGACGACTCCGGCGGGCCAACGAGGAGATCGCCGCGCTGGCGGTGAGCGCGGAGCGGGAACGGCTGGCGCGGGACCTGCACGACATCCTCGGCCACAGCCTCACCACCATCGCGGTCAAGGCCGGTCTGGCGCGGCGGCTGATCGAGACCGCGTCCGACGAGGAGCGCGCGGTCACCGAGATCCGCGAGGTCGAGGCGCTGGCGCGCAGTGCGTTGACCGACGTGCGCGCGACGGTGTCGGAGTACCGCGAGGTGTCGCTGTCCGCGGAGCTGGTGGGCGCGCGGGCGGCGCTGCGGGCCGCCGAGATCGACGCGGAACTGCCGAGCGCGGTCGACAACGTGCGGCCGGAGCTGCAGAGCGCCTTCGGGTACGTGCTGCGGGAGGCGGTGACGAACGTGCTGCGGCACTCCGGCGCCGGCCGGGTGAAGGTGCGGCTGGGGCGGAACTGGCTGGAGATCTCCGATGACGGCCGCGGCACCGAACCGGCCGCGGCCGGCAACGGGTTGCGCGGGCTGGCGGAGCGGCTGGCCCAGCTGGGTGGCACGCTGCAGGTCCGGGCGCGGCCCGGGGAGGGGTTCCAGCTGCGGGCCGAGGTGCCCGCGGCGAAGCCGGTGGAGGTTTCGTGA
- a CDS encoding ABC transporter permease, which yields MSLKFLTLEIRRVLRAPRFLIFTVAFPVLMFLLYVGIFARGDQDAVAPLMVGMTSFGAMSAALFVGTRVAVERKAGWQRQLRLTPLSGAGYLSAKAATGLTLALAPVVLVPLVGALTQGVSLGAGSWLRVTLGVWLAAIPFALIGLLIGQVGAADSVQPITQLVMLPMALLGGIFIPVEAMPHWLLQISHVLPSYWMAQVGRGAVTTDLSTSLGQDVLWLAVWTAAVGIAVVRRYRKDSARV from the coding sequence ATGAGCCTGAAGTTCCTGACCCTGGAGATCCGCCGCGTGCTGCGCGCCCCGCGGTTCCTCATCTTCACCGTGGCGTTCCCCGTCCTGATGTTCCTGCTCTACGTCGGCATCTTCGCGCGCGGCGACCAGGACGCCGTCGCGCCGCTGATGGTCGGCATGACCTCCTTCGGCGCCATGTCGGCGGCGCTGTTCGTGGGCACCCGGGTGGCGGTCGAACGCAAAGCCGGCTGGCAGCGGCAGCTGCGGCTCACCCCGCTGTCCGGCGCCGGTTACCTGAGCGCGAAGGCCGCGACCGGCCTGACGCTCGCGCTCGCGCCGGTGGTCCTCGTGCCGCTGGTCGGCGCGCTGACGCAGGGCGTGTCCCTCGGGGCGGGCAGCTGGCTGCGGGTCACCCTGGGGGTGTGGCTCGCGGCGATCCCGTTCGCGTTGATCGGGCTGCTCATCGGCCAGGTCGGCGCGGCCGACTCGGTCCAGCCGATCACGCAGCTGGTCATGCTCCCGATGGCCCTGCTCGGCGGCATCTTCATCCCGGTCGAGGCGATGCCGCACTGGCTGCTGCAGATCTCGCACGTGCTGCCCAGCTACTGGATGGCGCAGGTCGGGCGCGGCGCGGTGACCACCGACCTGAGCACGAGCCTCGGGCAGGACGTGCTGTGGCTGGCCGTGTGGACCGCGGCGGTCGGGATCGCGGTGGTCCGGCGTTACCGTAAGGACTCCGCGCGGGTGTGA
- a CDS encoding TIGR03943 family putative permease subunit yields the protein MRRETQNILLVLLGGALLKIGVNGDYLRYVKPAQQPWVVAGGAVILLLGAVAIVRDVLAARQARTVAAGHDHHHPARSAWLLVVPVLAVFLVAPPALGSDSVIRTSAGAPRSAVAQDAAAFPPLPAGDVVPLTLTEFVTRAGWDSRGSLNGRTVRLSGFVVHGKEGVLLARMVIRCCAADAAPMTVRLAGPQAARYPDDTWLEVTGQVVPGTAVAANGYTPDVTVTALRPIPAPQDAYEY from the coding sequence GTGCGTCGCGAAACGCAGAACATCCTGCTGGTGCTGCTCGGCGGGGCGCTGTTGAAGATCGGCGTCAACGGCGACTACCTGCGCTACGTCAAACCCGCCCAGCAGCCGTGGGTGGTCGCCGGGGGAGCGGTCATCCTGCTGCTCGGTGCGGTCGCGATCGTGCGGGACGTGCTGGCCGCGCGCCAGGCCAGGACGGTCGCCGCGGGCCACGACCACCACCACCCGGCGCGTTCGGCGTGGCTGCTGGTCGTCCCGGTGCTGGCGGTGTTCCTCGTCGCGCCGCCCGCGCTCGGTTCCGACTCGGTCATCCGCACCTCGGCGGGCGCGCCCCGTTCGGCCGTCGCCCAGGACGCCGCCGCTTTCCCGCCGCTCCCAGCCGGCGACGTGGTGCCGCTGACCCTCACCGAGTTCGTGACGCGGGCGGGCTGGGATTCCCGCGGCTCCCTCAACGGCCGGACGGTCCGGTTGAGCGGTTTCGTCGTGCACGGCAAAGAGGGCGTGCTGCTGGCGCGAATGGTGATCCGCTGCTGCGCGGCCGACGCGGCGCCGATGACGGTCCGCCTGGCCGGCCCCCAGGCGGCCCGCTATCCCGACGACACCTGGCTGGAGGTGACCGGCCAGGTGGTCCCCGGCACGGCCGTCGCCGCCAACGGGTACACGCCCGACGTCACGGTCACCGCGCTCCGGCCGATCCCGGCACCCCAGGACGCCTATGAGTACTAG
- a CDS encoding nuclear transport factor 2 family protein, which yields MAHAISETTATTVDDYDAICRVVQLCLDGEATGNADKVREAFHEDARMFGSLGGERYDVPISELAEMVASAPADTGHYRSRILSVQQTGDAAFVTVAEEGYWGTVSFLDYLSLARIGGTWKIVNKLFAHTGGEPPDLG from the coding sequence ATGGCTCACGCAATCAGCGAAACCACCGCGACGACGGTCGACGACTACGACGCGATCTGCCGGGTCGTCCAGCTGTGCCTGGACGGTGAGGCGACGGGCAACGCCGACAAGGTGCGGGAGGCCTTCCACGAGGACGCCCGCATGTTCGGCTCCTTGGGCGGCGAACGCTACGACGTTCCTATCTCGGAGCTGGCCGAGATGGTCGCGAGCGCCCCGGCGGACACCGGGCACTACCGTTCGCGGATCCTCTCGGTGCAGCAGACCGGCGACGCGGCGTTCGTGACCGTGGCCGAGGAAGGCTACTGGGGAACGGTCTCCTTCCTGGACTACCTGTCGCTGGCACGCATCGGCGGGACCTGGAAGATCGTGAACAAGCTGTTCGCGCACACCGGCGGCGAGCCGCCCGACCTGGGCTAG
- a CDS encoding glycine--tRNA ligase yields MPANIETVVSLCKRRGFVFPSGEIYGGTRSAWDYGPLGVELKENIKRQWWRTMVQSRDDVVGLDSSVILPRQVWVASGHVNAFNDPLVECTVCHRRYRSDQLAEDYSARTGKDISEDDLSDVPCPNCGTRGQYTPPREFNMMLKTHLGPVESEEGLAYLRPETAQGIFVNFLNVLTTSRKKPPFGIGQIGKSFRNEITPGNFIFRTREFEQMEMEFFVEPGEDERWHQYWIDLRTEWYTDLGINRDNLRHYEHPKEKLSHYSKRTVDIEYRFGFSAGQEWGELEGIANRTDFDLTTHSNHSGVDLAYFDQATKERYRPFVIEPAAGVGRPMMAFLLDAYHEDEVPNAKGGVDKRTVLKLDPRLAPFKVAVLPLSRNADLTPKAKDLAAALRRNWNVDFDDAGSIGKRYRRQEEIGTPFCVTVDFDTLEDQAVTVRERDSMQQERVAIDKVEAYLAARLPGC; encoded by the coding sequence GTGCCCGCCAACATTGAGACCGTCGTCAGCCTGTGCAAGCGTCGTGGCTTCGTCTTCCCTAGCGGGGAGATCTACGGCGGAACCCGGTCGGCGTGGGACTACGGACCGCTCGGCGTCGAGCTCAAGGAGAACATCAAGCGCCAGTGGTGGCGCACGATGGTCCAGAGCCGTGACGACGTCGTCGGCCTCGACTCCTCCGTGATCCTGCCCCGCCAGGTGTGGGTGGCCTCCGGTCACGTCAACGCCTTCAACGACCCGCTGGTCGAGTGCACCGTCTGTCACCGCCGCTACCGCTCGGACCAGCTGGCCGAGGACTACAGCGCGCGCACCGGCAAGGACATCTCCGAGGACGACCTGTCCGACGTCCCGTGCCCGAACTGCGGCACCCGCGGCCAGTACACGCCGCCGCGCGAGTTCAACATGATGCTCAAGACCCACCTGGGCCCGGTCGAGTCCGAGGAGGGCCTGGCCTACCTCCGCCCGGAGACCGCGCAGGGCATCTTCGTGAACTTCCTCAACGTGCTGACCACGTCGCGGAAGAAGCCGCCGTTCGGCATCGGCCAGATCGGCAAGTCCTTCCGCAACGAGATCACCCCCGGCAACTTCATCTTCCGCACCCGCGAGTTCGAGCAGATGGAGATGGAGTTCTTCGTCGAGCCGGGTGAGGACGAGCGCTGGCACCAGTACTGGATCGACCTGCGCACCGAGTGGTACACCGACCTCGGCATCAACCGCGACAACCTGCGCCACTACGAGCACCCGAAGGAGAAGCTGTCGCACTACTCGAAGCGCACCGTCGACATCGAGTACCGCTTCGGCTTCTCCGCCGGCCAGGAGTGGGGTGAGCTGGAGGGCATCGCGAACCGCACCGACTTCGACCTCACCACGCACTCCAACCACTCCGGCGTCGACCTGGCCTACTTCGACCAGGCCACCAAGGAGCGCTACCGCCCGTTCGTCATCGAGCCGGCAGCCGGTGTCGGCCGGCCGATGATGGCGTTCCTGCTGGACGCCTACCACGAGGACGAGGTGCCCAACGCCAAGGGCGGTGTCGACAAGCGGACCGTGCTCAAGCTCGACCCGCGGCTCGCGCCGTTCAAGGTCGCGGTGCTGCCGCTGTCCCGCAACGCCGACCTGACGCCGAAGGCGAAGGACCTGGCCGCCGCGCTGCGCCGCAACTGGAACGTCGACTTCGACGACGCGGGCTCCATCGGCAAGCGCTACCGGCGCCAGGAGGAGATCGGCACCCCGTTCTGCGTCACCGTCGACTTCGACACCCTGGAGGACCAGGCCGTGACGGTGCGGGAGCGCGACAGCATGCAGCAGGAGCGCGTGGCGATCGACAAGGTCGAGGCCTACCTCGCCGCCCGCCTCCCCGGCTGCTGA
- a CDS encoding Fur family transcriptional regulator, producing the protein MTSSDVRRAPVPGRRSTKQRAAVVDLLSEVDDFRSAQELHDELRKRGDGIGLTTVYRTLQSLSEAGEVDVLRTESGEAIYRRCSTHHHHHLVCRHCGFTVEVEGPAVERWAEKVASGNGFSDIRHTVEIVGTCTDCAKRLGS; encoded by the coding sequence ATGACGAGTAGCGACGTTCGCCGGGCCCCGGTGCCCGGCCGCCGGTCGACGAAGCAGCGCGCGGCCGTGGTCGACCTGCTGTCGGAGGTCGACGACTTCCGGTCGGCGCAGGAACTGCACGACGAGCTGCGCAAACGTGGTGACGGCATCGGCCTGACCACGGTGTACCGGACGCTGCAGTCGCTGTCCGAGGCCGGTGAGGTCGACGTCCTGCGGACCGAGTCGGGCGAGGCGATCTACCGCCGCTGCTCGACGCACCACCACCATCACCTGGTGTGCCGGCACTGCGGCTTCACGGTGGAGGTGGAGGGCCCTGCGGTGGAGCGCTGGGCGGAGAAGGTCGCGTCCGGCAACGGCTTCTCGGACATCCGGCACACCGTCGAGATCGTGGGCACCTGCACCGATTGCGCCAAGCGCCTGGGGAGTTAG
- a CDS encoding helix-turn-helix domain-containing protein: MEDRLAARLAELRAERGWSLDDLADRSGISRSTLSRVERGEISPTASLLGKLCTVYERPMSRLLTEVEAEGAQVVRASAQSVWTDEDSGFVRRSVSPPHPALRAEVVEGRLRPGADIRYDAPSVPGLEQHLWLLDGSLELTVDGETHVLEPGDCLRFRLWGPTRFVCSGPEPARYLLVLVMP; encoded by the coding sequence ATGGAGGATCGCCTGGCCGCGCGCCTGGCCGAACTGCGGGCCGAACGCGGCTGGTCGCTCGACGACCTCGCCGACCGCTCGGGGATCAGCCGCTCGACGCTGTCCCGTGTGGAACGCGGCGAGATCAGCCCGACCGCGTCCCTGCTGGGCAAGTTGTGCACCGTCTACGAGCGCCCGATGTCGCGCCTGCTGACCGAGGTGGAGGCCGAGGGCGCGCAGGTGGTGCGGGCGTCCGCGCAGAGCGTGTGGACCGACGAGGACAGCGGGTTCGTGCGGCGGTCGGTGTCGCCGCCGCACCCGGCGCTGCGCGCGGAGGTCGTCGAGGGCAGGCTGCGCCCCGGCGCCGACATCCGGTACGACGCGCCGTCCGTGCCGGGACTGGAGCAGCACCTGTGGCTGCTCGACGGGAGCCTGGAGCTGACGGTCGACGGCGAGACCCACGTGCTCGAACCCGGCGACTGCCTGCGGTTCCGGCTGTGGGGACCGACGCGGTTCGTGTGTTCCGGCCCGGAACCGGCCCGCTACCTGCTGGTACTGGTGATGCCGTGA
- a CDS encoding DUF1963 domain-containing protein: MTALAATVPSSAHQIGGYAFPIQHAVEQDVAIWPAVQEEARRWVALAQIDSDDETGMMWGDAGRLHWLIRAADLAAGRFDAASFTWQCG; the protein is encoded by the coding sequence ATGACCGCACTGGCCGCGACCGTGCCGAGCTCGGCGCACCAGATCGGCGGCTACGCGTTCCCGATCCAGCACGCCGTCGAACAGGACGTCGCTATCTGGCCCGCCGTGCAGGAGGAAGCCCGGCGGTGGGTCGCGCTCGCCCAGATCGACTCGGACGACGAGACCGGCATGATGTGGGGCGACGCGGGCCGGCTGCACTGGCTCATCCGTGCCGCAGACCTCGCGGCCGGGCGGTTCGACGCGGCGTCCTTCACCTGGCAGTGCGGATGA